The Sulfitobacter sp. SK011 genome contains the following window.
CGTGATAAAGCACAACAGGAAGGACTGCCAAGGCACGTAGTCCGTCTATTTCCGGACGGTACTTCATGAAAGTTGTTTCATTTTGCGTTCCGAAATCCGTGTGTCATCATTTTTTCGAAATGACGTTCCGGATTTGCGGCGTCAATACCGTTGGGTATACAGAATTTCTGGCAAAGGGCCAGAAGTGTCGTTCGCGAAATTTAGCTCGAACTGTAGCTTCGGTTCAATAATGGCGCTCTGAATCCGCTGGACCACTTCATTTTTCCGCACAGAAAACTTTAGCAAAAGTGCGGAAAATCCAGCTCTGAATGGGGACACTTTGGGTAGCACAGCACAAACCCGCAAACTCTCGTTATGAATGAGGGAGCCTAGGGGGTAGGTTAAATCAAAAGTTGCCCATTTTTTCCATTGAAAATGGTTTGCGCATCAACAATCGACAAGATCCCATTCCCTTAGCAATGTGCTGGCGATGTGATCGACGGAATTGAACATCATAACATCCAGAATGGAGAGAGAAGATACAAAGTCAGCGCCAATTTGCGGATAGGCCGAGAGACTTGGTTGGAGAAATTCTAACTTGAGTCCATGTGTCTGGAAATCTGCTGGCGCGTAAAGGTCTCTACCGCCGGGTAGATTGATATAGCCGGTTGCGCCTACCCGTTCGCAGATGTCGATGACCCGTTGCACACCATGCAAATCAGGAAGACTATCTTCAATCTGTGATGAAATCCGAACAGGTGTTGCGATGCCCATATGATCACAGCATTTAGAAATAGAATGGTGGACGAAATCAAAAAGGGTCTCTGCTTGAAAATGCAAAATTGTGTCTATCAAAGGCATAGTTTTCCCAAACTCAGGGGCCTTCCTATAAGCCCCTTCAATTTGGCTGCACAGTTTATGGGGATCAAACGTATCAGACAAATGTCTTTCTGAGACGTTCAAGTAGTCGGATTCTTTTTTTAGTGGAACAGTGAACATCACCGCTTCACCATTACGCAACATGCGGTTGCGATTTATCCACCCCTTTTTCGTATACTGGACCGTGTCGTAAACAACGAAGATATCAGCGGCCTCAATCAGCTGGAAATAACCTAAGTATGGCAGGAAGTAGGGTTGCATGATTGCGGTTTTCATTGGTTGACCTATTGATTCTCTAGAGCTCGACATACAGCCTATTTTGGACGCAGCAAGTCAATGACTCGCGTAACTCCACCCTCATCAAGGTCGGGATAGATGGGGAGGCATAGGACCTGATCTGCCAGTTTTTTTGCGACGGGCAGCAGGGTAGAATTTGCGGACGGAAGATTCTTGTACATATCGAACTCAGTGATCAGTGGATAAAAGTAACGTCTGGGGTGCACTCCTTTGGCTTTCATCTTATGGTACAAATCATCCCGCGAGACAGCAAATTCAGGACGAACCAGTATCGGAAAGTAGGCATAGTTTTTTCGGGCTCCGCCTAACGCCGGATCAAGGTAGTCAAGGCCATCAATCATATCGATTGCAGTTCGATATGCTAGACTGATCTCACCACGCCTTCGAATGGCATCATCAATATGCTTGAGCTGTAATAGACCAAAGGCACAGTTGATCTCGCTCATTTTGCCGTTGATGCCTGTGGCCACAACACTAGTTTCGCCCTCATGTCCGAAGTTTTTGAGCTTATCAATATGATCTTTCATTTTTGCGCTTTGGCTGATAATGGCTCCACCTTCAAACGTATTGAACACCTTAGTTGCGTGCAGGCTGAGAGTGGACAGATCACCATGCCTTAGTATGCTGCCCTGCGTATCCCGCACGCCAAAAGAATGAGAGGCGTCATAAATGAGTTTGAGATTGTGGCGTTTCGCAATGTCCCCAAAAGCAGCGACGTCGGCCGGGTTTCCATAGCAGTGGACGGGTAGAATTGCCGTTGTACGCTTAGTAATCGCCGCTTCAACCCTTTCAGGGTCCAAATTCAGGCTGTCAGGTGCTATATCTGCGAAGACAGGCGTTTGACGGTTCCAAAGAACAGCGTGGGAAGTAGCAACAAAAGAGAACGGCGTTGTGATCACCTCACCCTCCAATTCAAGGGCTTGCAGTGCAGTCACAAGGGCAATCGTCCCGTTGTTGAACAAGGACAAAAAAGGGACCTCCAGATAATCTGCCAGTTGCCGCTCA
Protein-coding sequences here:
- a CDS encoding DegT/DnrJ/EryC1/StrS aminotransferase family protein gives rise to the protein MSDDIFVTKPFLPPLEDFTPYLKQIWDSGVLSNCGPFHVELERQLADYLEVPFLSLFNNGTIALVTALQALELEGEVITTPFSFVATSHAVLWNRQTPVFADIAPDSLNLDPERVEAAITKRTTAILPVHCYGNPADVAAFGDIAKRHNLKLIYDASHSFGVRDTQGSILRHGDLSTLSLHATKVFNTFEGGAIISQSAKMKDHIDKLKNFGHEGETSVVATGINGKMSEINCAFGLLQLKHIDDAIRRRGEISLAYRTAIDMIDGLDYLDPALGGARKNYAYFPILVRPEFAVSRDDLYHKMKAKGVHPRRYFYPLITEFDMYKNLPSANSTLLPVAKKLADQVLCLPIYPDLDEGGVTRVIDLLRPK
- a CDS encoding WbqC family protein is translated as MKTAIMQPYFLPYLGYFQLIEAADIFVVYDTVQYTKKGWINRNRMLRNGEAVMFTVPLKKESDYLNVSERHLSDTFDPHKLCSQIEGAYRKAPEFGKTMPLIDTILHFQAETLFDFVHHSISKCCDHMGIATPVRISSQIEDSLPDLHGVQRVIDICERVGATGYINLPGGRDLYAPADFQTHGLKLEFLQPSLSAYPQIGADFVSSLSILDVMMFNSVDHIASTLLREWDLVDC